In Sporomusaceae bacterium FL31, one genomic interval encodes:
- the arsA_1 gene encoding arsenical pump-driving ATPase, with the protein MYQSFNPDNITLTKYLFFTGKGGVGKTSTACATAITLADQNKKVLLVSTDPASNLQDVFGIELNSKGTPIQEVPNLVVANLNPEEAAKEYRESVLAPYKGKLPQSVLNNMEEQLSGSCTVEIAAFNEFSTFITDEKIQQEYDHILFDTAPTGHTLRMLQLPSAWSHFISENTHGASCLGQLSGLEDKKELYKNAVSTLADRELTTLILLARPEFSPLREAERASKELQELAVNNQLLVINGVLQLDIQNDKVADQLYAKQQKALQSIPKHLQDIETYTIPLRAYNITGIKNVRMLLKGDYLETQSHPLNNKELPRVKELIEDLYIAKKRVIFTMGKGGVGKTTLAAAIALGLAAKGARVHLTTTDPADHLKFVVEAGAGITLSKIDEKQELQNYTEAVLAKAGETMAEEDLAYVEEALRSPCTQEIAVFRAFAEIVDKADNEIVVIDTAPTGHTLLLLDATQSYHQEIQKSHGDIPESVKKLLPRLRDEQETEVVIVTLPEATPVYEAMRLKADLARAGINHKWWVINSSLLMTNTQSPLLKTKALHEIPWINKVDELSQGSCAVIPWSGDDIKGKKLLELI; encoded by the coding sequence ATGTATCAATCATTTAATCCTGACAATATAACATTAACGAAATATTTGTTTTTTACTGGTAAGGGCGGGGTGGGAAAAACTTCAACAGCTTGTGCTACGGCAATTACTTTAGCCGATCAGAATAAGAAAGTACTGCTCGTCAGCACTGATCCCGCATCAAACTTACAGGATGTCTTTGGTATTGAACTGAATAGTAAGGGAACCCCCATTCAAGAAGTTCCTAATCTAGTAGTTGCCAATTTGAATCCTGAAGAAGCTGCTAAAGAATATCGAGAATCTGTGCTTGCACCTTATAAAGGCAAGCTTCCCCAAAGTGTCCTGAACAATATGGAAGAACAGCTCTCTGGTTCATGCACTGTTGAGATTGCTGCTTTTAATGAATTCTCCACATTTATAACCGATGAAAAAATTCAACAAGAATATGATCATATTCTCTTTGATACTGCACCTACTGGTCATACGCTTCGGATGCTTCAATTGCCATCAGCCTGGAGTCATTTCATCAGCGAAAATACTCATGGCGCCTCTTGTTTAGGGCAATTATCTGGCTTGGAAGATAAGAAGGAACTATACAAGAATGCAGTAAGTACTTTGGCAGATCGCGAATTAACTACATTGATCTTACTTGCTCGACCAGAATTCTCGCCGCTTAGGGAAGCAGAACGAGCATCCAAAGAATTGCAAGAGCTGGCTGTTAATAATCAATTATTAGTTATCAATGGTGTTTTACAGCTTGATATCCAAAATGATAAAGTGGCTGATCAACTCTATGCTAAGCAGCAAAAGGCATTACAAAGCATCCCGAAACATCTACAAGACATCGAGACCTATACTATTCCTCTACGGGCGTATAATATCACCGGGATTAAGAATGTCAGAATGCTGCTTAAAGGCGATTATTTAGAGACACAAAGTCATCCATTAAACAACAAAGAATTACCCAGAGTCAAAGAACTTATTGAGGATCTGTATATAGCGAAAAAAAGAGTAATCTTTACAATGGGAAAAGGAGGCGTTGGTAAAACCACGTTAGCTGCCGCTATTGCTTTGGGCTTAGCAGCAAAAGGGGCTAGAGTGCATCTGACAACGACAGACCCCGCAGATCATCTTAAGTTTGTAGTAGAAGCGGGAGCTGGCATTACGCTCAGCAAAATCGATGAAAAGCAAGAACTGCAAAATTATACAGAAGCTGTGTTAGCAAAAGCCGGAGAAACTATGGCTGAAGAAGATCTCGCTTATGTGGAAGAAGCTCTTCGTTCGCCATGCACCCAAGAAATCGCTGTATTTCGTGCTTTCGCTGAAATTGTAGATAAGGCGGATAACGAGATTGTTGTTATTGATACAGCTCCAACTGGGCATACGTTACTGCTGTTAGATGCGACACAAAGTTATCATCAGGAAATTCAAAAGTCGCACGGAGATATACCAGAATCAGTAAAGAAGCTGCTGCCTAGGTTACGTGATGAACAAGAAACAGAAGTTGTCATTGTAACTCTTCCGGAAGCAACTCCTGTTTATGAAGCAATGAGACTGAAAGCTGATTTGGCACGAGCCGGAATCAATCATAAATGGTGGGTAATTAATTCAAGTCTATTGATGACAAATACTCAGAGTCCTTTGTTAAAGACAAAAGCATTGCATGAAATTCCGTGGATTAATAAAGTTGATGAGTTGTCACAAGGCAGCTGTGCGGTAATTCCTTGGTCTGGTGATGACATAAAAGGCAAGAAATTGCTAGAGTTGATTTAG
- a CDS encoding MFS transporter, which produces MGEFNNSAVKRVVSASLIGATIEWYDFFLYGVVAGIVFNKLYFPASDPLVATLLAYATFAVGFITRPLGGVIFGHFGDKIGRKSMLVLTLMIMGISTVLIGLVPTYEQIGVWAPILLLLLRIFQGIGLGGEWGGAVLMAFEYAPKEKRGFYASLPQIGLSIGLCLASGVVALLSYTLTDAQFMAWGWRLAFILSIVLVAVGTWIRLNVMETPDFQNVKKYESGIKAAFC; this is translated from the coding sequence TTGGGAGAATTTAATAATTCTGCTGTAAAGCGCGTAGTATCTGCCAGTTTGATTGGAGCAACAATTGAATGGTATGACTTTTTCTTATACGGAGTGGTTGCTGGTATTGTGTTTAATAAGTTGTATTTTCCGGCAAGTGACCCACTAGTAGCAACCTTACTGGCTTATGCTACTTTTGCTGTTGGTTTTATTACCCGGCCGCTTGGCGGAGTAATCTTCGGACATTTTGGTGACAAAATTGGTCGCAAAAGCATGCTGGTGCTAACGTTAATGATTATGGGCATATCCACAGTACTGATTGGCTTGGTGCCAACCTATGAACAGATTGGTGTTTGGGCCCCAATTCTACTATTGTTATTACGTATTTTCCAAGGTATTGGGTTAGGCGGCGAATGGGGTGGCGCTGTACTGATGGCGTTTGAATATGCGCCAAAAGAAAAACGCGGCTTCTACGCCAGCTTACCACAAATTGGTTTGTCCATTGGCCTTTGCTTGGCTTCAGGTGTCGTAGCGCTATTATCTTATACATTAACGGATGCTCAGTTTATGGCATGGGGCTGGCGATTGGCCTTTATATTGAGTATTGTTTTGGTAGCAGTTGGTACCTGGATTCGTCTGAATGTCATGGAAACACCTGACTTTCAGAATGTAAAAAAATACGAAAGCGGAATCAAAGCTGCCTTTTGCTGA
- the arsD_1 gene encoding arsenic resistance operon repressor has product MRKIEIYDPAMCCSTGICGPSIDQELLRVATVMNSLAKRGVFITRYNLSSDPQAFIDNKKVNEYLIKEEVEVLPITLVDGEVVKTRAYPTDDEFAQWTGLAKSEFTAASESKGCGCCDGGCC; this is encoded by the coding sequence ATGAGAAAAATTGAAATCTATGATCCAGCCATGTGCTGTTCAACAGGTATTTGCGGACCAAGTATTGATCAAGAGCTATTGAGAGTGGCTACGGTCATGAATTCTCTTGCCAAGAGAGGAGTTTTCATTACTCGTTACAATCTTTCCAGTGATCCCCAGGCTTTCATTGATAATAAAAAGGTGAATGAGTATCTCATTAAAGAGGAAGTTGAAGTCTTGCCAATTACTCTCGTCGATGGTGAAGTTGTTAAGACAAGAGCATATCCTACAGATGATGAGTTTGCTCAGTGGACAGGATTAGCAAAATCTGAATTTACGGCTGCCTCAGAGTCGAAAGGCTGTGGCTGCTGTGATGGTGGTTGCTGCTAA
- a CDS encoding MFS transporter, whose protein sequence is MWRESAGNVMAGMGARYIDGVFFNIFGVFSISYLTQTLKISRTDALLGVMLAALVMCVFIPLFGHLSDKVGRTRVYWIGSIITGLSVFPAFWLLANSSGDITLIWLSIIIPFGILYASVYGPEAALFAELFDARYRYTGISFVYQFSGIFASGLTPIIATSLLKFNNGDPALICAYVAFSGLVSAISAWWIGTRKAKSTAAIESDIVEGWQS, encoded by the coding sequence ATGTGGCGTGAATCTGCGGGTAATGTCATGGCGGGTATGGGAGCTAGATACATCGATGGTGTCTTCTTTAATATCTTTGGTGTCTTCTCGATCAGCTACTTAACTCAAACCCTAAAAATATCCCGTACTGATGCTCTGCTTGGAGTTATGCTGGCTGCACTGGTTATGTGTGTGTTCATCCCTTTGTTTGGCCACTTATCCGATAAGGTTGGCCGGACTCGAGTCTATTGGATTGGTAGTATTATTACTGGATTATCGGTATTTCCAGCATTCTGGCTGCTTGCCAACAGCAGCGGTGATATTACCCTAATTTGGCTGTCTATTATTATTCCATTTGGCATTCTCTATGCTTCGGTCTATGGTCCGGAAGCAGCTTTATTCGCCGAACTATTCGATGCCCGCTATCGCTATACCGGAATTTCCTTCGTCTATCAGTTCTCTGGAATATTTGCCAGCGGGCTGACTCCGATCATTGCCACCTCACTATTAAAATTTAACAATGGGGATCCCGCCCTCATCTGCGCGTATGTTGCTTTCTCAGGCTTGGTGAGCGCCATATCAGCCTGGTGGATTGGAACCCGTAAAGCAAAATCCACAGCAGCTATAGAAAGCGATATTGTGGAAGGTTGGCAAAGTTAA